The Moraxella haemolytica genome window below encodes:
- a CDS encoding acetyl-CoA C-acetyltransferase, whose protein sequence is MTIKKVAILGANRIPFARSNGAYADASNIDMLSATLEGLVSRFNLADKEIGEVVAGTVLKHSRDLNLTREAVLNTSLPATTPTYDISQACGTGLQAAFAVANKIALGIIDSGIAGGTDTTSDAPIALGDGIRKSLLRLNTAKDTKARLAALSTINPKKLLAFPENGEPRTRLSMGEHQAITALEWNISRTEQDKLAFDSHQNLSRAYNEGFFDDLITPYKGLTQDNNLRADTTLDKLASLKPVFGKKNINPTMTAANSTPLTDGASCVLLSSDDWAAEHGYEPLAYITHQRTAAVDFIGKDGITEGLLMVPAYAVPKMLQRAGLTLQDFDFYEIHEAFASQVLSTLAAWEDEKFCKHRLGLDAPLGSIDRSKLNVNGSSLAAGHPFAATGGRILATAAKLLAQKGSGRALISICAAGGQGVTCILER, encoded by the coding sequence ATGACCATTAAAAAAGTTGCCATCTTAGGTGCAAACCGCATTCCTTTTGCCCGCTCAAACGGTGCCTATGCTGATGCCAGTAATATTGATATGCTCAGTGCCACCCTAGAAGGATTGGTTAGTCGCTTTAATCTGGCAGATAAAGAGATTGGCGAAGTTGTGGCTGGTACAGTCTTAAAGCACAGTCGAGATTTGAACCTAACTCGTGAAGCTGTATTAAACACCAGTCTGCCTGCCACCACACCCACCTATGACATCTCCCAAGCGTGTGGCACAGGGCTACAGGCTGCTTTTGCGGTTGCTAATAAAATCGCCCTTGGTATCATTGATAGTGGCATTGCAGGTGGCACAGACACCACCTCAGACGCACCGATTGCTCTAGGTGATGGTATTAGAAAGTCACTCTTACGCCTAAACACCGCCAAAGACACGAAAGCTCGCCTAGCAGCTCTAAGCACCATCAATCCAAAAAAATTGCTTGCATTCCCTGAAAATGGCGAACCACGAACTCGCCTATCCATGGGTGAGCATCAAGCAATCACCGCTCTAGAGTGGAACATCAGTCGCACCGAACAAGACAAATTGGCATTTGATAGCCATCAAAACCTGTCTCGTGCCTATAATGAAGGTTTTTTTGACGACCTAATCACCCCTTACAAAGGGCTGACTCAAGACAACAACCTGCGTGCTGACACCACACTTGATAAGCTCGCCAGTCTAAAGCCTGTCTTTGGTAAGAAAAATATCAACCCTACCATGACCGCTGCCAACTCCACACCACTGACTGACGGTGCATCATGCGTATTACTATCTAGCGATGACTGGGCAGCAGAACATGGTTATGAACCGCTTGCCTACATCACCCATCAGCGGACAGCGGCGGTAGATTTCATCGGCAAAGACGGTATTACCGAAGGGTTGTTGATGGTACCTGCCTATGCCGTACCCAAAATGTTACAGCGTGCAGGCTTGACCTTGCAAGACTTTGATTTTTATGAGATTCATGAGGCATTTGCTTCACAGGTACTGTCCACTTTGGCAGCATGGGAAGATGAAAAATTCTGCAAACATCGCTTAGGGCTTGACGCACCACTTGGCTCAATTGACCGTAGCAAGCTTAATGTGAACGGCTCAAGTCTTGCTGCCGGACACCCGTTTGCCGCCACAGGAGGTCGTATCTTGGCTACCGCTGCCAAACTTTTGGCACAAAAAGGCTCAGGGCGTGCGTTGATTTCAATCTGTGCTGCTGGCGGTCAAGGCGTAACTTGCATTCTAGAACGCTAA
- a CDS encoding 3-oxoacyl-ACP reductase: MSDRYGELVQSSLGRKVAKNLGLPLPIKLDRYEAGQPVIRGEVALAVSVGDDTLVADALQDILVKLDAKITTQQDLHTKLSDENARFKVAIFDATNIKNTDELKQVYEFFHAIARHIKSSGRIVIIARPSCCTGSDVGFALAQRALLGFTKSVAKEFKKGITANVIYTQVGAEAHLEHALRFFLSAKSAYVSGQPITLTVGGQVDTSDFDDAKPLAGKKILVTGASRGIGAAVAQVLARDGAKLYCLDVPQSLAELQVVAGNLGGQALPLDITNENAAKEILEQCGVLDGIVHNAGVTRDKTLANMSEDKWDLVLSINLKAIHTINEYLIANGGVSDVARIVCVSSISGIAGNLGQTNYAMSKAGVIGLVEATARTFDGSNKTINAVAPGFIETKMTSLIPFAIREAGRRMNSMSQGGEPVDVAETIAWLLSPKASGLNGNIVRVCGQSVLGA, encoded by the coding sequence ATGAGCGACCGTTATGGTGAGTTGGTTCAGTCATCTTTGGGAAGAAAAGTTGCCAAAAATCTTGGTTTGCCGTTGCCGATTAAGCTGGACCGTTATGAAGCAGGTCAACCTGTTATTCGTGGTGAAGTTGCTTTGGCGGTATCAGTTGGCGATGATACTTTGGTGGCGGATGCTTTGCAGGATATTTTGGTAAAACTTGATGCCAAAATCACCACACAACAAGACTTACATACCAAGCTAAGTGATGAGAATGCTCGCTTTAAGGTGGCGATTTTTGATGCGACAAATATCAAAAACACCGATGAGTTAAAGCAGGTGTATGAGTTTTTTCACGCCATCGCCAGACACATCAAATCTTCTGGGCGCATTGTCATCATCGCTCGTCCGTCATGTTGTACAGGTAGCGATGTGGGTTTTGCTTTGGCTCAAAGAGCCTTGCTTGGTTTTACCAAATCAGTTGCCAAGGAATTTAAAAAAGGCATTACTGCCAATGTCATTTATACACAAGTGGGAGCAGAGGCTCATCTTGAGCACGCATTAAGATTCTTCTTGTCTGCCAAGTCCGCTTATGTATCAGGTCAGCCCATCACCTTGACTGTGGGCGGTCAGGTAGATACGAGTGATTTTGATGATGCAAAACCGTTGGCAGGCAAAAAAATCCTTGTAACAGGTGCGTCTCGTGGTATTGGTGCGGCGGTAGCACAGGTTTTAGCAAGAGATGGTGCTAAGTTATACTGCTTAGATGTGCCACAAAGCCTAGCAGAGCTTCAGGTAGTGGCAGGAAATTTGGGTGGTCAAGCCTTGCCACTTGATATTACCAATGAGAATGCTGCTAAAGAGATTTTGGAACAATGCGGTGTGCTAGATGGCATTGTTCATAATGCTGGAGTTACTCGTGATAAGACTTTGGCAAATATGAGTGAAGATAAATGGGATTTGGTGTTAAGCATTAACCTAAAGGCCATTCATACCATCAATGAGTATTTGATTGCCAATGGTGGGGTGAGTGATGTTGCACGCATCGTCTGCGTGTCATCAATCTCAGGTATTGCAGGTAATTTGGGTCAAACCAACTATGCCATGAGTAAGGCTGGTGTCATCGGTTTGGTAGAGGCAACAGCACGGACATTTGACGGTTCAAATAAGACCATCAATGCGGTTGCACCAGGATTTATTGAAACTAAGATGACCAGTCTTATTCCATTTGCTATCAGGGAGGCAGGACGGCGTATGAATTCTATGAGTCAAGGTGGAGAGCCTGTGGATGTGGCAGAAACCATCGCTTGGCTACTATCGCCTAAAGCATCAGGCTTAAATGGTAATATTGTACGAGTCTGTGGTCAAAGCGTGCTTGGAGCTTAA